The stretch of DNA GCTTCTTATTTAATGAGCAAAGGTAAGATTTTTGTGTTACTTTTTGTACCTTTGTATGTTTCCATTGAATTATTTAATTTAAAACTATAACGATAAATAGAGTCCTAAATCAAGCAAATCATTTATGTATCGCTAAAATTGATAATGGAAGTTAAATAAAGAGATAATTGATAACCTCAAATATTTGAATTATATGAAAAAAAAGTGTTTTTTCGTTTTATTATTAACAATAGCTATGACTACAATTCAAGCTCAAAACCCGTTTTTCTCGGCGTATAAAACGCCTTACGATACACCGCCGTTCAATAAAATCAAGAACGAGCATTACGAACCTGCTATAGAAAAAGGAATAGCAGAGCATCAGGCTGAAATAAACAAGATAGTAATGATCAGGGCCGTTCCTACCTTCGAGAATACAATCGTTCCTTTGGAAGAGTCCGGAAAGCTGTTGAGTAGAGTAACATCAGTGTTCTTTAATCTACTCAGCTCCGAGAGCAATGATGAGATGATGGAAATCGCACAGCGTATTCAACCAAAACTTTCGGAACATTCCAATTCAATAACATTGAATGAAGGTTTGTTTCAAAAAGTGAAGGCTGTTTATGATAAACGTCTGGAATCGAATCTTACACCCGAGCAAATCCGTCTGGTAGAAAAAACATACCGAGGCTTTGAAAATAGCGGGGCTACACTTGTAGGAAAAGATAGAGATACATACAAAGAGCTTTCTACAAAGCTGAGCCAATTGACTTTAGATTTTGGACAGAATGCTTTGAAAGAAAGTAATAAATTTGAGATGCTTCTGACAGATGAGGCTGATTTGGCAGGATTGCCTCAGATGGTGAAAGATGCTGCGGCAGCCAAAGCAAAGGCTAAAGGAAAAGAAGGATATATCTTCGATCTTTCTGCACCTAGCTATATTGCATTTATGAAATATTCTACTCGCCGTGACCTTCGTCAGAAACTATATATGGCATACAATACAAAATGTGTAGCCGGTGGAGAGTTCGACAATCAGGAGAATGTAAAAGAAATAGCTAAAACCAGAATGCAAATAGCGAATCTTTTGGGCTATCCGGATTATGCTACTTATACATTACGGAACAAGATGGCAAAAGATAAGGAGCATGTTTACGGCTTGTTGGATGACTTGTTTAGCGCTTATGCACAGGCGGCTCGTGAAGATGTGAAGATGGTAGAAGGCTTTGCTGTAGGAATGGAAGGAAAAGCAATAGACCTGCAACCTTGGGACTGGTCTTTCTATTCAGAAAAACTTAAAGATGCTAAATATAGTGTAAGCGATGAATTGGTACGTCCTTACTTTGAATTGGAAAATGTAAAGAAAGGTGTTTTTGGCCTCGCTACAGATCTGTATGGAATTACATTTAAAAAGAATACTAAAATACAGGTTTATCATCCTGAAGTAGAAGCTTTTGATGTGTTAGACGAAAAGGGTAATTTTTTGGCTGTTCTGTATACAGACTTTCATCCACGTGAAGGAAAACGCCAAGGAGCATGGATGTCTGAGTTTAAAGGACAGTATGTAGAAAAAGGAAAAGACTCTCGTCCGTTTGTTACGATTGTGATGAACTTTACACGTCCAACAGAGACTGAGCCTGCTTTACTTACTTTCGACGAGGTAGAAACATTCCTTCATGAGTTTGGACATGCCTTGCATGGTATGTTAACCAAATGTACTTACGAAACATTGTCAGGTACAAATGTTTTACATGATTTTGTAGAGCTACCTTCTCAGATAATGGAAAACTGGTTAACAGAAAAGGAATATCTAGATAAGTTTGCCGTTCATTACAAAACAGGAGAAAAAATACCTGCTGATCTTGTAAAGAAACTTGTAGATGCCGCCAATTATAATGCAGGATATCTCTGCTATCGTCAATTATCATTCGGATACCTTGATATGGCATGGCATACTTTAGAGCAACCATATACAGGTGATGTGATCTCATTTGAGCGTAAGGCAATGGACAAAACAGCCTTGTTGCCAGTAGTAGAAGGCACTAATATGTCTACATCATTCAGCCATATATTTGCCGGAGGATATGCTGCCGGATATTATGGTTATAAATGGGCGGAGGTATTGGATGCAGATGCTTTTGCATTGTTCAAACAAACGGGTATTTTCAACAAAGATACAGCTCGTTCGTTCCGTGAAAACATTTTAGAGAAAGGGAATACCGAAGAACCAATGACTTTGTATGTTAAATTCAGAGGGCAAGAACCTACTGTAAATGCATTGCTGGAAAGAAACGGTATAAAGAAATAAAGCCGGAGAAAATATTATAAAAAGAGTCGTCGGGGTTTTCCGATGACTCTTTTTTTTATGGAAGGGTTGAATCTTATTGCATCAATAAAAAAAGGAGTTGTCATCGAAAGAGACAACTCCAATTATAGACTTAATGTATTACAAACTTTCTGCGTTTTTTATTTAAGTAGTTTTATTTTAACCTTAATGTGTTAATCGATATTTTTTATTCGATATTTTGCTGTTTAATAATGTTTTATGTTTAAAGCTTCCAGTAAATAAGGCTGGTGCGTATAGCACTGGTTGAACTTAATCCCTGTCTTAATGTCCAGTTCGATAAATCGGGTCTAAGCATACTGATAATAACCTTATCTCCTGCATCAAATGTTCCTCCTAGTGTTACGCTATAACTATAATCTTGTTGGTTAGTTGGTAGCCCTAAAACTACTACGTCGATTTCAGCGGCATCTATAAGGGTAGATTTGTCGTTTTTTTGAAGATATATATAGAATGGTAAACGATTCTGAGTGGTTGTTCCAATTCGGCCGTAAAGTCGTAGTGAGAATGCGTAGCTTCCCGATTCATTTATTGTGATATCGCCGAATGGAAGTTGGTTGGCTTGAGCATGGTCTCCATTTACACTATTATAGGTTGTGCTGATAGTAATATCGCTGGTTAAGTTTTTTAGGTTTATGCCTATCATGCCGTCACCGATTTTTATATTACTACAAGTCTGACCTAAAAAGTCGATAGAAGGTATGGTTGCTGCTGTTGGAGATGATGCTATCGGTGTCCCAAATATTCGGTACATAACTTCTCCTCCTCCGTAGGCGAGTTTACCTCCAATTCGTTCTATCGATAGTCCATTATCTATTGATGTTGCGGCAGTTCCTGAGTATGATCCTCCATTTCCTCCTAAATAAGGTACTTTTAGTATTCCTTCGAAAGGAACATTTGCCGTATAGGTATTAGGTGTCATTTGAGAACTACTGCATATTAAGGATGTGATTTGAGGTTGTATAACCGGACTGTCGTCTATTTTTCTCCATTCTGTCCCTGTCCAGATATGTACTCCAATAACAAAGTCGCCGGTATTTGTTAAATTAAATACTGTCATTCCTACATGTTTCTTCTTTAACTCTGCTTTGTTGTTTGTGTATTCAATTTGTTCAGAGCTTGTAGAGGTATTCCAATACATAGGGTATAACTCATTTTTGTTTGTAAGTAGAACACGAGGCAGAACTACACCTTTGTCTGATGTCTGGTTTTGGCTTTTGGCCGCAAACTCCTTTAGGTCTAAAATAGAACCTCCCTCCGGTGAGACATTCGAACCTATTGTTACTTGTCCCGTAGCATTACTTGTGATCATAAAGCAAGCAAAGGTCATACATAGGTAAGCGAAACTTTTTGTTTTCCTTGTTCTTGTCTTTTCCTTTAATCCGTTAAGGTGAATTAAAAAGTAATTAAGTAAATTGTTTGTTGTCATAAATGTAAAAGTTAATTGTTTGTGTATTTAAGTCTGAAATTCCTGACATTTCAATATAATAATATGTCTGTGTGTATGGTGTGCCCAAAATGCTTTGTGCAAACAAATTACAAAATAGATAAAAGAGTAATATTTTATTATCTATTAGTGTTAAAGACTATAGTTTGATTTTCTCTGGGTATTAATTTTGTAAAATTTCCTTATATCGAACGGTTTAAATTTTGTTTTATAAATTTTGTTATGTTAAATGAGTTCGTGTCAAAGTTTGTTTGCAAATGTAATGTTTATTTTTTATAAATACAATATTCAATTTTAATAAAAGAATATTGATTGTTGTTGAACAAGTCTTCGATCTTTTTTTTGAAATGGGTTTTGTTATTGTGCTGAATGAGAGAGAATCATCACTTAAAGAGGAAGTGTTCCAAGTTTGGATATATGATATAATAAAAAAAGAAACTGTTTATTTAACAGTTTCTTTTCTAGGGTGGAAGACGGGGCTCGAACCCGCGACCTTCGGAACCACAATCCGACGCTCTAACCAACTGAGCTACAACCACCGTTTTGCAATTGCGGTGCAAATATATGCATTTTTCTTGTATTAGCAAGGGGTATGATGAAAAATCTTAATCTTTTTTATTTAGACTCTTCACCTATAAAATCTATGTTCTTTTAATACAGATATTTCGAAATGAAAGTGTATTTTTGTCGACTTATATAAGAGTTTGATTAATGAATGTTTTGAAGAACTACGCATTTACGATCTTTTTGCTTCTCGGTATTCTGATTGGTGGTATTTGCGGTATTATTTTTGGAGAAGGGGCTAGTGTTGTAAAGCCTGTGGGGGATATTTTTCTCAATTTGATGTTTGTGCTCATCGTGCCGCTTGTTTTCTTTAGTGTAGCATCATCTATTTACAACATGCGCGACTCTAACATGGTCGGCAAAGTGATAGGAAGCATTGTTTTTGTATTTCTCTTTACCGGAGTTGTGGCCGCCGCCGTATCCTATCTTTTTACCCTCTTATATAATCCTCTAGGAGGAGTTAATCAGTCGGAATTTTTACTAGGGCTGCCCCAACAAACAGTAAAACAATTGACTTCTGCCGAAATATTTGTGAATGTCTTTACTGTTTCCGATTTTCAGCAGCTATTTACAAAAGCGAATCTGCTGCCTCTTATTATATTCTCTATCTTCTTTGGCTTGGCGACCTCTTTTTCGGGTACGAAAGGAAAAATAGTGGCAGACTTTTTAAATGCTTCCACTCATGTAATTATGAAAATGATGGATATCATAATGAAAGCGGCTCCTATCGGACTAGGCTGTTACTTTGCCGATACGGTTGGGAATCTGGGCGGACAGATACTGAATGGGTATATGCATGTTTTTATTCTTTTCCTCATCCTTACAGGAATTAGCTTTTTCGGGCTCAACTCTATATATGTGTTTTGGGCGGGAGGTAAAAAAGGTTTTGTTTCGTTTTGGCAGAATATATTGACTCCATCACTTACGGCGATTGCCACATCTTCCAGTGCAGCATGTATTCCTGTCAATATAGAAGCTTCTAAGCGGATGGGTATTCCCTCGCGTATTGCCGAAACAGTGATTCCGTTAGGTACAAACATGCACAAGGATGGTTCTATCATAGGTGGTGTTCTGAAAATTATATTTCTATTTACTATTTTCGGGCAAGAGATAACATCTTCTTCGAATATGTTTATGATTATAGGTGTTGCCGTACTATCTGCTGCCGTTGTAGGAGCTATCCCAAGCGGAGGTATGACGGGCGAATTGTTGATTTGTTCTATCTTTGGGTTTTCACCTCAGTTTGCTGCTACATTGATGATTATAAGTACTATAATCGATGTGCCGGCTACACTGCTCAACTCTACGGGGAATGTGGTTTGTGCAATGATGGTAACCCGTTTGGCAGAAGGAAAGGATTGGGTAAAGAAACAGTTTATCGATGCATCATAAATTTATCTCTTAATAATATAGGGTCTTTACATCCGAAATAAAAAAGTGACATCAAAAAACAGATACGAATCTGTTACTTTTGTTACTTTTCTTGTTTTTATTCTTTGGCATGAGTTTTGTATTTATTTGCAATCAGTTGTGATCATTGTGAATTATCTTTTTTTACCTTATTATATTAACTAACGTAAAATCGTACACTATACCGTATAGATTTTTTCATTATATTTGTCCTCAATTTTTTAAGCAGGTTATTTTACATTATGAGTAAACAATTTTCAGAATATAATCGATTTAACTTATCTGATGTCAACAAAGAGATATTAGAAAAATGGGATAAAGAAGGCATATTCCAAAAGAGCTTGGAAATACGCACCGGAGCGCCATCATTTGTTTTCTATGAAGGACCTCCGTCGGCTAATGGTATGCCCGGTATTCACCATGTTATGGCTAGATCGGTTAAGGATATTTTCTGCCGTTACAAGACTATGAAAGGTTTTCTTGTAAACCGTAAGGCAGGATGGGATACTCATGGCTTGCCTGTGGAGCTTGCTGTAGAAAAGAAACTGGGTATAACCAAAGAAGATATCGGCAAGAAAATAACAGTAGAAGAATATAACGATGCCTGTCGCAAAGAGGTAATGAAATATACCGGGGAATGGGAGAA from Dysgonomonas mossii encodes:
- a CDS encoding M3 family metallopeptidase is translated as MTTIQAQNPFFSAYKTPYDTPPFNKIKNEHYEPAIEKGIAEHQAEINKIVMIRAVPTFENTIVPLEESGKLLSRVTSVFFNLLSSESNDEMMEIAQRIQPKLSEHSNSITLNEGLFQKVKAVYDKRLESNLTPEQIRLVEKTYRGFENSGATLVGKDRDTYKELSTKLSQLTLDFGQNALKESNKFEMLLTDEADLAGLPQMVKDAAAAKAKAKGKEGYIFDLSAPSYIAFMKYSTRRDLRQKLYMAYNTKCVAGGEFDNQENVKEIAKTRMQIANLLGYPDYATYTLRNKMAKDKEHVYGLLDDLFSAYAQAAREDVKMVEGFAVGMEGKAIDLQPWDWSFYSEKLKDAKYSVSDELVRPYFELENVKKGVFGLATDLYGITFKKNTKIQVYHPEVEAFDVLDEKGNFLAVLYTDFHPREGKRQGAWMSEFKGQYVEKGKDSRPFVTIVMNFTRPTETEPALLTFDEVETFLHEFGHALHGMLTKCTYETLSGTNVLHDFVELPSQIMENWLTEKEYLDKFAVHYKTGEKIPADLVKKLVDAANYNAGYLCYRQLSFGYLDMAWHTLEQPYTGDVISFERKAMDKTALLPVVEGTNMSTSFSHIFAGGYAAGYYGYKWAEVLDADAFALFKQTGIFNKDTARSFRENILEKGNTEEPMTLYVKFRGQEPTVNALLERNGIKK
- a CDS encoding dicarboxylate/amino acid:cation symporter, encoding MNVLKNYAFTIFLLLGILIGGICGIIFGEGASVVKPVGDIFLNLMFVLIVPLVFFSVASSIYNMRDSNMVGKVIGSIVFVFLFTGVVAAAVSYLFTLLYNPLGGVNQSEFLLGLPQQTVKQLTSAEIFVNVFTVSDFQQLFTKANLLPLIIFSIFFGLATSFSGTKGKIVADFLNASTHVIMKMMDIIMKAAPIGLGCYFADTVGNLGGQILNGYMHVFILFLILTGISFFGLNSIYVFWAGGKKGFVSFWQNILTPSLTAIATSSSAACIPVNIEASKRMGIPSRIAETVIPLGTNMHKDGSIIGGVLKIIFLFTIFGQEITSSSNMFMIIGVAVLSAAVVGAIPSGGMTGELLICSIFGFSPQFAATLMIISTIIDVPATLLNSTGNVVCAMMVTRLAEGKDWVKKQFIDAS